The Sebastes fasciatus isolate fSebFas1 chromosome 13, fSebFas1.pri, whole genome shotgun sequence genome includes a region encoding these proteins:
- the LOC141781430 gene encoding uncharacterized protein LOC141781430, translating to MGRGGGLAVIHRADILVKDLPVPNVTSFECVIFSLVGSTQLQVVLIYRPPKASTTFMSELSELLTSVCSMSPSTLLLGDFNIHVDSTSCSFATEFLSLLDCFNFTQHVKSPTHTKGHTLDLVCSTGTTPSHLQCLDLAVSDHLAVLCTVPVTLPRQRTKRTIQYRNIKTVSTPALNDLIATHLASDPHDSSADGLVAHYNATLSGSLDSLAPLKTRTVSYTRPAPWFTTELRTQKSTGRQLERRYKRSGLTLSPRPKHSTTPPSLPTNKTTPDCCSPPSTGSFAPSTSPLPSGAPDLCTKFLDFFQDKVESIHQQLLVPAHLPPHTPQPLGVAPLDVRLPQCSLSFFFPVCAPQVAKLVTKAKASTCSLDPMPTALVMACLPALCPIMVNIINSSLASGLVPDSLKMASVTPILKKPGLDRDDSNNYRPISNLPFLSKILERAVAAQLHQHMANHELYETFQSGFRPHHSTETTLIKITNDLLIAADSGHISILILLDLSAAFDTVSHTILLTRLSDYLGLTGSALSWFQSYLTNRKQFVTIRDSSSTPAPVNHGVPQGSVLGPLLFTIYMLPLGQIIRHHGLSFHSYADDTQLYLSTKPSTQLPPQSLVNCLHAIKIWMSSNFLKLNSNKTELMVVAPKALLRKVGDLHLDVDGCSFSPSSEVRNLGVILDPTLSFQSHIRFITKSAFFHLKNISRLRQSLSDSVAETLIHAFVTSRLDYCNGVLSGVPSKALDRLQYVQNSAARVLTRTKPWQHITPTLIHLHWLPVKSRITYKILLLTYKSLNALAPQYLSNLLHPYTQPRNLRSSGTGQLSIPHTRMRTFGDRAFSVTAPTLWNSLPIELRNAPSLDTFKRLLKTHLFTKAYGP from the exons ATGGGTCGTGGCGGCGGGCTGGCTGTTATACATCGAGCTGACATCCTGGTCAAAGACCTCCCAGTACCCAATGTCACCTCGTTTGAGTGTGTCATTTTCTCCCTGGTTGGGTCTACACAGCTCCAGGTTGTCCTCATCTACCGCCCCCCTAAAGCCTCCACCACCTTCATGTCTGAGCTGTCTGAGCTTCTCACCTCTGTCTGCTCCATGTCTCCATCTACACTCCTGCTCGGTGactttaatattcatgtggactccACCAGCTGCTCGTTTGCCACTGAATTCCTGTCACTGTTGGACTGTTTCAACTTCACACAGCACGTTAAAAGTCCCACCCACACTAAAGGCCACACGCTGGATCTGGTGTGCTCCACTGGCACAACTCCCTCCCATCTGCAGTGCCTGGACCTCGCGGTTTCAGACCATCTCGCTGTTCTCTGCACTGTTCCTGTCACCCTGCCCAGGCAGCGCACAAAACGTACCATCCAATATAGGAACATCAAGACAGTGAGTACACCAGCTCTGAACGACCTGATAGCGACCCATCTGGCCTCAGATCCACACGACAGCTCTGCTGATGGGCTGGTTGCCCACTACAACGCCACTTTATCCGGCAGCCTTGACTCCCTTGCCCCCCTCAAAACCCGGACTGTCTCCTATACCCGTCCCGCCCCCTGGTTCACCACTGAACTCCGCACCCAGAAGTCCACCGGCCGTCAACTGGAGAGGCGCTACAAAAGATCTGGCCTCACT CTCTCTCCCAGGCCAAAACACAGTACTACTCCACCCTCATTACCAACCAACAAAACCACCCCAGACTGCTGTTCTCCACCATCAACCGGCTCCTTCGCCCCCTCGacctcccccctcccctcagGTGCCCCCGACCTCTGCACTAAGTTCCTGGACTTTTTCCAGGACAAAGTCGAGTCCAtccatcagcagctcctggtgcctgcccacctccctccacacacacctcagccacTGGGCGTGGCTCCCTTGGATGTTCGCCTGCCTCAgtgctccctctccttcttcttccctgTATGTGCTCCTCAGGTCGCAAAGTTGGTCACTAAGGCCAAAGCCTCCACCTGTTCTCTGGACCCCATGCCCACAGCCTTGGTCATGGCGTGCCTACCTGCCCTGTGCCCCATTATGGTGAACATCATCAACTCCTCCTTGGCATCTGGTCTTGTACCCGACAGCCTCAAGATGGCATCAGTCACTCCCATCCTCAAAAAGCCAGGTCTGGACCGGGATGACAGCAACAACTACCGaccgatctccaaccttcctttcctgagtaaaattctggaaagagcagtggccgcccaactccatcaacatatggccaaccatgagctctacgaaacgtttcaatctggcttcagaccacaccacagcacagagaccaccctcatcaaaatcacaaatgacctcctcatcgctgcagattctggtcacatcagcatcctcatcctcctggacctctcagctgccttcgacacagtctcccacaccatcctcctcacccgcctatctgactaccttggcctcaccggttcagctctctcctggtttcagtcctacctcacaaacagaaaacagtttgtcaccatcagagactccagttccaccccggccccagtcaaccatggcgtacctcaaggctctgtgctgggacccctcctcttcaccatctacatgctcccccttggtcagatcatccgccaccacggtctcagctttcattcatatgctgacgacacacaactatatctcagcaccaaaccatccacccagctacccccacagtcacttgtaaactgcctacatgcaataaaaatctggatgtcatctaacttcctaaaactcaacagcaacaaaaccgagctcatggttgtggctcccaaggccctgctccggaaggttggagatctccacctGGACGTTGACggctgttccttctccccatcctcggaagtccgcaacctgggtgtcatcctggacccaacactatcattccagtctcatatcaggttcatcaccaaatccgccttcttccacctcaaaaacatctcacgtctccggcaatcactctctgactctgtggcagaaaccctcatccacgctttcgtcacctcccgtttggactactgcaatggagttctgtccggtgttcccagcaaagccctggacaggctccagtatgtgcaaaactcggctgccagggttctcacccgcaccaagccctggcagcacatcacccccaccctcatccacctccactggctcccggtcaagtcccgcatcacctacaaaatcctcctcctcacctacaaatccctcaatgccctggctcctcagtatttatctaacctcctccacccttacacacagccccggaaccttagatcctcaggcacgggtcagctctccatccctcacacaagaatgcgaacttttggggacagagccttcagtgtgacagcccccacactttggaactctctccccatagagctccgcaacgcaccatctctggacaccttcaaaagactcctcaaaacccacctcttcaccaaggcctatggcccctag